TGTTTTGCATCTTCTTACTGTGAAACAGCTGTGTGTGGTTGGAATTCCTATGCATTCATTGTTGTGAAATTAAGTTCCAATGTTCTTCTGGAGTTTTGGCATTTACCACTGTTATTATCAGtaattttaggttttgttttttaatatcacttttaaaaagtcagaaagATGGAAGAACTGGATCATAAATAAACCTAGCGGATATTCATTGTCCAAGCAGAGGTAATGGATGAcaagttttttaaaatggaagttAAAAGGCACTCTCAGTTCATCTCCTAGTGAGAAATGGAGATATTTTCAAACATTGAAGTATACTCCATACTAAACTAAATTTTCATAATTCTTAAAGTAATAAACTTTGTTTCAAAGATAATCACTTGAATGGGTTTTGCAGGTTTAATTTAATGCTTCTTCTGAAAATTGAAAACAGATACTAATAATACTTAATTGAAAATACTAATTTGAAGGTTGTTCTTTACAGTCTGTTAGCACGTCTGCAAAATCTTACACCAAGTCTAATTGACATCTccacttctaattttttttttcttaaacaagaTTAAACAGGCTGCACAAGCAGCaaccctcttctccctcttttgcTTCTTGTCTTCCTTATGTAATACTAAAATACTGTGAAtattgagaaaaaataaatctggcagaaaatgttttctgctgccCTTTTGCAATGGAACATTGTTCCTGAGACCTACAGTGGGTTTTTGTGGACACTGTTGCAAAACTTCCTCTTCACTTTATGGGATGAACAAGAAGTTTTTCATTTGAGAATTCCCTGAGTACTGCCCAGCAATTTCTTACACTAGTCAGTATTTCTGTTTCGGTTTTTCCTTTAATGTCAAGTTATTTCTGTTGATAAGTTATGAGAAGCAATGATGGTGAAACACTGAGTTTGTGCTAGGTATTAAAAACCTTGCAGACATGTCTTTGGAGCATTTCTAACAGATAATTCAGGATATAAAACCTGGAGAAATTGATATGTCACCATGTTGTGTGACAAATCACATTGTATTTAATATGAATGTACTTAAAGGCAGCTGAATTTCTCAGAAACATATgggagatttttaaaatttgtgaacctagattttttttttaaattctgggtTTTGTTCATTAAGATTTAAACATCCAGTCTGAATATTCAGAAATATACAAAATATTAAACATGGCCTATTGTACATGGCTGGATTAGGGGTCGGGGACATACTGTAGAAGAAGCTCTACAGCTACAGTGTTGCAAACATGAAGCTTATTCAGTGCAGTCGCTGTATTTTAATAGCTAAGCATCGTTCCTTGTAGCACATTTGGTGTATTCCCAGCTGGGGTTGTGTGAACTTCTGCCATGTGAAGCATTTCTGGTGGTTCTGATCTGTCACAGCTCTGCATTCCTAAATAAATATATGATGATAGTAATTGCCAGCATATTCACGTAACTGCACTTACAGAAGTGGCTATATAGGTAGGTAGTTTTTAGTAGAGCGTTTTAAGATTTTAATACGCACTTTAAAAAATGAGCACCTGCACCCAAGTTTAACAAGCATGTCAACTTTAACTTCATGCTTTCAATGGAAGAGTAATCCAAAGCTGCGACTTTGCTGGTGAGGGTAAGTTGGGACACTCCCTGCTGTTCAAAGGCAAAGTGGCACAATACACAAGCAAAATACATGGTATTGCTGCTGACTTTGTGTTCTGTGTCTATCCTTTAGCCTGAAGCAATTAGTTTGTTACTGTCTGTTCCACACAGTTTGTCTTACTAGATTTTCATTTTAGTCTTCTTAAAGAAACTAAACTTTTTTACCCAGTGTTTAAATCCTTTTCTGTTGTGCAGGTATCTTATTTTTATGGTAGTTTAATAGAAATCTGATTTAGGAAATAGGACTTTGTAGCACCACCATAGTTAAATACGTATTTATTTAACAGGTATCCTTTTTATCAGCttcaaaaaaaatagaaaaaaaaatcttgttactttttttcccccctcatttaGCACTCAGAACTTAGTTTTGCTCCTAATTGAATCAATTTTCTGTTCTAATTTAACTTGGTGCATGGGAACCTTATTCTTCTATTAGATAACCACTTAAAAGGTTGTCACAGTAATTTTGTGTTTGGTGCAATAAAAAATTCATAACACTTTTGCTTCTTTAACAGGTATTCATTATGTGGATTCCAGTTCTATTTCTTGAAAGTTATATATATTGTAAGGCAtgttccttgatttttttttttttttttttgtatgtgtgtgtttatttataGGAATCTTTGCTTTTAAGTGTGCCCGGGCAGAAGAGCTATTTAACATGTTACAAGAGATAATGCAGAATAATAGCATAAATGTGGTAGAAGAACCAGTAGTAGAAAGGAATAATCATCAAACTGAGTTGGAAGTACCAAGAACTCCTCGTACACCTACCAGTAAGTATGGCTCTACTGTCAGATGACGTATCTGAATGTAATGTGGTACTTAGCTGAAAATAGCGTTTGATTTCAATTTAACCTTTAAGTAATTAAAAGGAAGGCTAATTTAAAGCTAAGAGGTTAATTAGCAGTAATGCATTCTCTTGAGGTACTTGCTGAGCATTATCATCAAGAAAAAAGTTTTGGGAACTTAGTTGTTTCATAAGAACACTTATGAATACACTTACTGAAATACTGAATCAACATGCTTTACCTGTAACATTTCAGAGAAATGTTAATGTTGGGCAGTGTTTCAAACTTTtgattaggggaaaaaatactgtttaaatcACATGTGCAGTTGGTTTGGAATCCTTCATTTGCTCTGGGTAGATGAACGGGTGAGTGAAATATTTACCTAATTTTTACCTAAAATTTACCTAAATTTTACCTAaaattttctggtatttttgaAATCTCAGGCAGATGGCTTGATATTTGGAACTAGGAATTCCTGTTTATTGATGATTTCAGAGAAATGGAAGGTTAGGTAAAGGAGTCTGAGTCACGGAGAGATGTTAATGGGGGAAAGAGAAGTTGGAGGGAGTTTACTGGGTGTGTAATACACCTGGGTTTCAGTGGTTGCTTCAGAAATGTCTTCCGGTAAATACCTGGATGctgttctgttttccatttccttcctccaaGCAAAATTGAGCTTTGTGAATATTTAATATTGTTTTGcatattttactttctcttttgaaaattaaactttAGATATAAAGTATCTTATTCATATACAGTAAAATGTTCTATTTTAAtaatggttttggttgttttctaATTGAATCAGCTCCTGGGTTCAATGCACAAAGTTTACCCAACGGCTACCCCAGATACCCATCTTTCGGAGATGCTTCGTCACACCCTTCCAGCAGACACCCTTCTGTCGGCAGCGCACGCCTCCCCTCTGTTGGTGAAGAATCAACACATCCTTTACTTGTAGCAGAGGAGCaagtgggtgtttttttcccttcgtAGAACTTAGGTTCTACATTACTTCAGATTTTTCCAATGATTGTTCTGTAGGCTTTCGCTTGCGTTTTTCAGTATAAGGTGTAATGTATTCCTACAGTATTTTAACTGCCTCAGAAAAGTGTTTGCCTTGCCTCTTTAAAATAGAATAGAATCTTTTAAATAGATACTTTGTAGAATGTCTTGCTGAGGAATTAGTATTTTATATCAAAATAAGGATACAGAAGGTATGTGTTTGTGTTAtactattttcaaaaattttagtaaatatttttaaacatgagTAATTGTACATTATAATGAGAGATCCTGGTCAAAAAGCTTCTTTATATATGTCTTCTATTTACCAAATAGAAGACATGGAATGATTTAGGTTAGAAGGGACCTCCAATCCTCTAGATCAAAATTTTAAGTTAGAGACAGCTGCACAGAGCCTTGTCCTGGTCATGTTTAGAATACTATAGGCACGAGGATTCCACAGAATCTGAGCCAGTATCTCTCTTAATATATTATTGGATTTTTGCCCGTTACATCTGGTGTTGGCTGTCCTTTGGCCTTTTGCTGAACATCCTGAAAAACAGtctggctctgtctctgcttTAACTCTCAGGTAGTTGAAAACAGCTGTTAGGTGGTTCTATGCCTTAATGGAACTAAGATGGTGtcctcagcttttccttgtATGTGAtgtgctccagctcctctctaGTCATGGCTCTCCACTGGACTTGCCTCAGTATGGTGCTGTCTTTTACTCTGCAGCTCAGGTTCAGTCTTGTGAGAGCTGAATTGATGATAATAGTAACTCAGCTTTCCTTAACTTACTGGCTGTGCTGTTGCTGACACAAACCAGTGCatgtttggttttcatttctgCAAGAGCAGACTACTGACTCACATTCAACTTAGCATCCACCTGACCCCTGAAGTTTTGCTGCAGGGCTATTTTCAATCAGTTGCTATCTAGCCTGTACTGTTGGTATTGTTTCATACCAGCACCAGGTTTTGTATTTGCTGGTGCTGAACTTCGTAATGTTTCTATGAGGTCGGTTCTCCATGCTGCTGAGATCGCTCTCAGTGGAAACCCCACCAGTCTGGATAGACTGAAAACTGTCATAGTATATTCTATCTCGTCATTCAGGTTGCTGATGAAAATGATAGTcaagttttaaaatgtcatgCGGTGTAGGAAGACTTTCAGTTGTGACAAGAAACAGTGCTGGAAACCAGAGAAGGTAGCCGGAGCAGAGCGCTGTGAACTATCTTGTGGGAAAGGATTTTTGCGCTCACGGGAGAGCTCAGATCTTATTGTTGGAGTTATTGAATAGTAAGTGAGTTTAAAAAAGTCAGTGGAGGAGTCAAGTGAGCTAGTAAATGACACTTCAGCTTGCAGAGCTTgacagaggggctggaaagctATATGACTGCTGCTGTAAGATGCTACTTTTGCTGTTTGCATATCCAGATATAGAATTAAAATTTAGAGAAGGAATCTAGTCTTTCCCATTCAGCCTTGTATTGATCCACTGTGGAAATTGCAGGAATATAACCTAGGAGTGTATTTTTGCCACTCTTAGTGACATACGGTGTCAACTCctgcttatttttcattctgagtGCCCCACTTCATATGGAATTGTACATTTTTCTACTTGAGTTCCTGTTCTTACGAGGCTGTTGGCTCTTGAAGAAAGAATGGATAGTTCTTCCTGTAGACCCAACCTCTTTTTGTTCCTGGAGTAGTACACAAGGCAAGAGACCAAGGGTTTTCTTAGGTCtctctgtggttttctttttggttgtgggtgggtttttttggtgggttttttttttttttttttttttttcccctcctttgtATGGACAGTAGATTTCCTTGCAGTGTGGAAGCTATGAACATAAACTTAGCCAAAGTAATTGTTGGTCACTGGTAATGGACCACAAAGTAGAGCTCTCAGCGATCTGCCCAGGTAAAGTAATGAGCTAAGCTGGAACAGCCCACAGTGGCCTTGATTAGAGCCAAGCTCTAGAACTAGAGCACAACTGAGATAAaacatcaaataaaaataattaccagtgtaagatataaattctgtttttctgttagAGGAACATTAACATAACTAATGAcaaaatttcagggaaaaaacctaaaactgACTACAGTTCAGCAAAATGCAAGAGACGTGACTTTTGCTCTTAAACACCTGCCGTcacaagtttttcttttcaggtatTTGGATTAGAAAAGTGGGGAGTTAAGAATAAATTCGGAGGTGGGAGGGAAGGCACAATatcatttgaatttttttttttttctttcccttttaggTGCACACTTACGTAAACACTACTGGAGtacaagaggaaagaaaaaatcgATCAAGTGTGCATGTGCCACTGGAATCAAAGCtttcaaacactgaaacaaCTAAAGTGAAAGAAGATCAGATGTGTACTGATGACAGAGATGCTCAGGTTCTCCTGGAGCCTGAAGGAGTGAAGTTTGTTTTAGGACCAACACCTGTTCAAAGGCAGttaatggaaaaagagaaactggAACAGCTTGGGAGAGATCAAGTTAgtggcagcagcacaaacaaCACTGAATGGGACACTGGGTATGACAGTGATGAACGTAGAGAGACACCATCTGGTAATAAATTGGtgtatgaaaatataaataggTTATCAATCCCTAGTGCCTCAGGGGTCAGGAGAGGTCGCTTGACATCAACCAGTACCTCAGACACCCAGAACATTAACAACTCTGCTCAGAGGAGAACTGCGCTGCTGAACTACGAGAACTTGCCATCCTTGCCTCCTGTTTGGGAAGCCCGCAAGCTGAGCAGAGATGAAGATGACAGTTTAGGACCAAAGACCCCGTCTCTGAATGGCTACCACAATAACCTAGATCTAATGCATAACTATGTTAATACAGAGAATGTAACAGTACCAGCAAGTGCTCATAAAATAGAATTTACACGACGTCGGGACTGTACCCCAACAGTCTTTAACTTTGACATTAGGCGTCCAAGTTTAGAACACAGGCAGCTCAACTATATACAGGTTGACTTGGAAGGTGGTAGTGACTCTGACAACCCTCAGActccaaaaaccccaaccactcCACTTCCGCAGACTCCAACCAGGCGCACAGAGCTGTATGCTGTGATAGACATTGAAAGAACTGCTGCTATGTCAAGCTTGCAAAAAGCACTGCCCCGAGATGATGGTACTTCTAGGAAAACTAGACATAACAGTACTGACCTGCCTATGTGAGCCTGGGGAGCATTGAATCATTTGCACCTTTTGTGAAGTTTATAAAATTGAAGATGCGAGTACTTTGCATTTCTTAACACTAACGCCTTTTATAGACTAATAGAACTTTTTCTGCATACTTCGTGTACTTGTCTTACTAAAGGGAATTAATGTAGAGCAAGTATTCATTTTAGGTAACACTATTTCATTCTACAGTAGAAGTAATTACTGCATAGCAGCATCACCACCTTTCACAGTGCCTCTTTAATTGATTAGAGTCTGAGTGACATGCCAGTTTtgaatttataaatattctGGTCTGGTGCCTATACTCATTAGTGGCATTTATAACACTTTTTAAAGCCTCTTGATATGTGCATTATTAGCAGGTAAACCTAATCTTTCAATATACTTATCTGACGTTCATTCCATCGAAGTGGTTCCTCCAGAATGAAATGTATGTAATGCGTTAATTCACTCAGTTTGACATACACAAGATATATTGGTTCATCTCAAGGAATATAAACACCACACCTTTTTTGTCTGTAGGCAAGGCGGCCTCTAATTCCTGACAGTTTTCTTAATTTGTGTGATGAGAGGTCACGTTGACAGTTGTTGATCAGAGCTATAAACACATCAAAAACTAGCCTTAAGTTCCTTCTGGTGGAATAGAATTCCAAGTGACATAAAATTCCCTCTGAAATCTGACAAAATTTTAATCTCATCagagttttggtgttttttgtgaAGGAATTCACAGGTGGGCTGTAAGAATTAAGGCTCTCTTGTAATTTCTTAGTTCAGTGTGCcttcttttctttgcatttgtgtgtttcctttttatttgttcCATAATGTCTTGTTTTAAAAGTCAACATTTTGTACATAGCTTTAATTGTTCAGGGTCATCTATGTATTTATCTTACTCTCTGCATTTGACAAAGCAAGACTCTTGAAGGTCAAATGGTTGTCTTCGTCCAGTGTTCTACTTTTTATGCCTGACAGAAAtatcccagctctccagcagtATGCATTATTGCACAACTGGAAAGGTTTATTATGCAGTTATTGTCTTCCTCTAAAGCATCAAACACAGGTTACACGGGAGGCAGGGTACTGGACTTGATAGTTCTTTATAGGAAGTTGTACGTTCTAGCAATGTGCATCCATAGGTGATAGTGTACTTTAATTTAAAGAGATACATAGTAAATTATCTGAAGGTAGTATTATCTATGAGcatgcttgttttccttttgcagttGGTGAATTTGATTACAATGATGGCTGCTCAGTGTTACAGGTACATCCAGGTAGAATGCTGGTTTTGGATATGCCAGAGGCACccttagaagatttttttttctattttgtttattAATACTCTGAATAATCTTAGAATTCTGGCAGTATTGCAGGTGCACCTTGGTACTAGCAGCAGGAGAGATTGCTCTTGAGCTTGTGATTGCAAAGGAACTGACACTTGTGTAAACTGGTATGATGTAAAATAACCCTTGAACTGTGAGGAAAAACATGCAAGAAAAGCCATTTGGAGATCTGAAAAAGTATTAAGGGTCTCCATGCAATATTTGAACTGAAGTTTTATAAAAACCAAACtacaattattttctgtcttttaaattGGTGTGTATTTCTGTTCCTACAACTTTTTTCTTTGGTCTTCTCGGATTTAGTAGTGGCAGCAGTAGTAGCACCTGAAATATATGTCTCTTGCCATACCATTAGGTGGTATCAGGACACCTTTTCACTCTGGCTTTCGTTATTCTTTACTGTATGGTACTGAAATACCAGATGGACAAAGAACATAATTTGCTGAAGTAAAAGATGGGAGTCATTGAGACCATTATGAGGAACTTAAAAGAGGGGTTGTTTTCAGAAAACCTTATTAATTATTTCATGGTCAGCCTCTGCATACTTTTGTGATAGACTCACTGACTTGTGAGGAGACCCTGGTACTCAAGAAGGTAAAGACTACCTAGAGCTAGGCATTTTACAGGTTGTTCCCAGGTGGAGgtcggtctcttctcccagtcAGCCagcgacaggacaagaggacatagGGTTAAGCTGTGCCACATAGATGTTAgcaagaaattcttcacagaaaggttGATTAGGCATTGgaatgagctgcccagggaggtggtggagtcactgtccctggaggtgttcgAGGAAAGATTGGGCATGGCAGTTGGTGCCGTGGTCTGGTTTACAAGGTGATGTTTGGTCATAGGTTGGCttcaatgatctcagaggtcttttccaagcctactgattctatgattctgtaactCCCTCACATCTTTGCCATTGCCCCACCTTATGGACCTCCCGGTGTGTACTGAAGAGAAATTACCATGTATTGCAAAATACTTACTTGGTTAATAATATTGGTGTGATTCTTGTTCTTAGCATATAGCTCACTTAAATTTGTGAGCTGAACTAATGCTTCAGCATCTGTTTTGAGGCAAGCCTGTTTGATCTAGCTAGCTGCTTAGAAATATATGGTCCTCATCTGTATAGTTTGGACTAATTAACTGGACCCTTTAAACACACCTGTAAGGCAGGGAAGTAATAATATTCCTAACTACTAAATAGGGAAACAGAGGCTTTGGGTAGATCTTAAGTGACCTGCTGAAATTTCAACAACCAGCCATATCCATCCTTAGTTCCAGTGCACTGTGCTATGCATTTATTCTGTATAGTCTCAGATAAAAAGAATGGTCTGAGCAATTTTTTACATTGTTGCAAGTTTCACAGTGTTTTCTTAGCTCTGGTCCCCAGAATTGAGAACATACTGAAATTTCAACTGTCTGTAGCCTTAATTATATTAGCAAGTCTGATGACATATTTTCCAGGACTACTTTTTTAACCTGTTACGTTTTACAGGTGGGATAatgctttctcattttttgtACGCTGCAACATACTGGGTAATCCCTGTCACCCACAGTACTCATCTTTAGCATTCCTTATTTTCTGTCCCTTGAAGTAGATGCAGTTGCAATGCACTTTACCCTTTGAGACttggtaaatattttttcagttcagtCTCTTTTAAAGGCTGTGATGTTAGATTTAGTGTCTGTAATCTAGGAATCAGTTTTCAGACGAAATCTCTCCATGGTATCTAGATCATATTTATTTTGGGCCCACAGGTGTATAGACTGAGAAACTAAAAATATGTAACCATTTTCTTTAGTAAATGTGGCATGTAAGTTTACATAAACTAGGTCCTGTAAAAATGGTAGCATCTCCATCGATCCTACTTTTCATCCATAATGTGCAGTTGGTTGCTGCCCTTCAAACACATTTGACAAGGGGAAACCTTTAACTGTAGGTATTCCTTTAGTGCAATGATTTTGGAAAGACATCTATTACTGTATCTTTTAAACAAGGAAACCAAGTTGTTAAAGAACACAAAATGTGACCAAAAGTGTATAATAAAGATTGTGCTAGAAATACAGGGAATGAGAATTTATTCCATTGTTATATaaggatttttcctcaaaattatGTCAGAAGGAGGAccaattgttttaattttgtggtgttttttgctGACTTCCTAAAGCAATATTGAAAAAGTCCATTCTGGAAACCTTGACACTCATTAGAACATCTTTTGTTTCCCCTGTTAAGTATGTTTTGCATTGATAGGGGTTGAATCTGATGATGTACACTGAACACTACTCCTATTAAAGTCTTCATAGCTTTTACAGAAAATACGAGTGTTGAAGTAGAAATTTCATATCATGAATTGATAAAatgtccttcctcctccccaatGTTTGGACATTTGTGCGTGTTTGCACCTTTGATTATGGCTTGGGTGTAAAAAGGATCACAGAAATGTGTAAACTGTACGAAGTCCAAACCAATGTCAAAACAGGGCTGCTTTTTATAGGTGACAGACCAGCAGTtgattttgctggttttataATACTGTGTATTGGCTCAAAATCTGGctgttcttgtttttattttatatttaaccACTTCTCAATGAGAGAGATTCAGGAAGGAGCAGATTGTTCTTATTCATTGTCGGTGaagtaaaaatggaaattcttaTTAATGTCAGTTACTCTTTTGAGCAAGCAATGATGTATCTGATTTGGACATCTA
This sequence is a window from Hirundo rustica isolate bHirRus1 chromosome 4, bHirRus1.pri.v3, whole genome shotgun sequence. Protein-coding genes within it:
- the FRS2 gene encoding fibroblast growth factor receptor substrate 2 codes for the protein MGSCCSCPDKETVPDNQRNKFKVINVDDDGNELGSGIMELTDTELILYTRKRDSVKWHYLCLRRYGYDSNLFSFESGRRCQTGQGIFAFKCARAEELFNMLQEIMQNNSINVVEEPVVERNNHQTELEVPRTPRTPTTPGFNAQSLPNGYPRYPSFGDASSHPSSRHPSVGSARLPSVGEESTHPLLVAEEQVHTYVNTTGVQEERKNRSSVHVPLESKLSNTETTKVKEDQMCTDDRDAQVLLEPEGVKFVLGPTPVQRQLMEKEKLEQLGRDQVSGSSTNNTEWDTGYDSDERRETPSGNKLVYENINRLSIPSASGVRRGRLTSTSTSDTQNINNSAQRRTALLNYENLPSLPPVWEARKLSRDEDDSLGPKTPSLNGYHNNLDLMHNYVNTENVTVPASAHKIEFTRRRDCTPTVFNFDIRRPSLEHRQLNYIQVDLEGGSDSDNPQTPKTPTTPLPQTPTRRTELYAVIDIERTAAMSSLQKALPRDDGTSRKTRHNSTDLPM